Proteins co-encoded in one Streptomyces sp. SLBN-31 genomic window:
- a CDS encoding class I SAM-dependent methyltransferase: protein MAAAPKPEILAAFEAAKGFMPVHEGLALYAAAVEAGGLGLPLLEVGTYCGRSAVLLADAARQAGVTALTVDHHRGSEEQQPGWDYHDPETVDPEIGLMDTLPAFRRTLHRAGLEEHVVALVGRSPQIAKFWGTPLGLVFIDGGHTDEHATADYEGWAPHVAEGGLLLIHDVFPDPKDEFTGQAPYRVYLRALGSGAFTEVSVTDSLRVLRRTGAGI from the coding sequence ATGGCCGCGGCGCCCAAGCCGGAGATCCTGGCCGCTTTCGAGGCGGCGAAGGGGTTCATGCCCGTGCACGAGGGGCTGGCGTTGTACGCGGCCGCGGTCGAGGCGGGCGGGCTGGGGCTGCCTCTGCTGGAGGTCGGGACCTACTGCGGCCGTTCCGCCGTCCTGCTCGCCGACGCGGCCCGGCAGGCCGGGGTGACGGCCCTGACCGTCGACCACCACCGGGGCAGCGAGGAGCAGCAGCCCGGCTGGGACTACCACGACCCGGAGACGGTCGACCCGGAGATCGGCCTGATGGACACGCTGCCGGCGTTCCGGCGCACCCTGCACCGGGCGGGCCTGGAGGAGCACGTGGTCGCCCTGGTGGGCCGTTCCCCGCAGATCGCCAAGTTCTGGGGCACCCCCCTCGGGCTGGTCTTCATCGACGGCGGCCACACGGATGAGCACGCCACCGCCGACTACGAGGGCTGGGCCCCGCACGTCGCCGAGGGCGGACTGCTCCTCATCCACGACGTCTTCCCGGACCCGAAGGACGAGTTCACCGGCCAGGCCCCGTACCGCGTCTACCTTCGGGCACTGGGGTCCGGCGCCTTCACCGAGGTCTCGGTGACCGACTCGCTGCGCGTCCTGCGGCGAACGGGAGCGGGGATCTGA
- a CDS encoding N-acetylmuramoyl-L-alanine amidase produces MSYVGPDFDPPQPRRPRRGPLTVALAALVPGALLGWLVYEAVGGSGGGGGSDGATVRAATSAASSGAATASSAAPGDDARQPGTPTPSLADPTSSAPAASGPLKGRVVVIDPGHNPGNFQHTAEINRKVNIGTNWKECDTTGTSTNAGYTEAQFTLDVSHRLKALLERQGATVKLTHDNGSPSWGPCVDGRARIGNDAHADAAISIHADGSAAGNRGFHVILPGAVHSGAADTRPIVARSASLGERVAGNFVRVTGEPASNYIGDGTGLVTRKDLGGLNLSTVPKVFIECGNMRDSKDAALLTSGAWRQKAAQGISEGIVSFLKK; encoded by the coding sequence GTGTCGTACGTAGGCCCGGACTTCGATCCACCGCAGCCCCGCCGTCCCCGCCGCGGCCCCCTCACCGTCGCCCTCGCCGCGCTCGTGCCCGGCGCGTTGCTCGGCTGGCTCGTCTACGAGGCCGTGGGCGGGTCCGGCGGCGGAGGCGGGTCGGACGGGGCGACGGTACGGGCGGCCACCAGCGCGGCGTCCAGCGGCGCGGCCACCGCCTCCTCCGCGGCTCCCGGTGACGACGCCAGGCAGCCTGGTACGCCGACTCCTTCGCTCGCCGACCCGACCAGTTCCGCCCCGGCCGCCTCCGGCCCCCTCAAGGGCAGGGTCGTCGTCATCGACCCGGGCCACAACCCCGGCAACTTCCAGCACACCGCCGAGATCAACCGCAAGGTGAACATCGGCACGAACTGGAAGGAGTGCGACACGACGGGCACCTCCACCAACGCGGGTTACACGGAGGCCCAGTTCACCCTGGACGTCTCGCATCGGCTGAAGGCGCTGCTGGAGCGGCAGGGCGCGACCGTGAAGCTGACCCACGACAACGGCTCCCCGTCCTGGGGCCCTTGCGTCGACGGCCGGGCCCGTATCGGCAACGACGCCCACGCCGACGCCGCGATCTCGATCCACGCCGACGGCTCCGCGGCCGGCAACCGCGGCTTCCACGTCATCCTCCCGGGCGCCGTGCACTCGGGCGCCGCCGACACCCGCCCGATCGTCGCCCGCTCGGCCTCCCTGGGCGAGCGCGTCGCGGGCAACTTCGTCCGCGTGACGGGCGAACCCGCCTCCAACTACATCGGCGACGGCACCGGCCTCGTCACGCGTAAGGATCTCGGCGGTCTCAATCTGTCAACGGTTCCCAAGGTGTTCATCGAGTGCGGCAACATGCGCGATAGCAAGGACGCGGCACTGCTCACCAGCGGAGCCTGGCGACAGAAGGCGGCGCAGGGAATCTCTGAGGGAATCGTGAGTTTCTTGAAAAAGTAG